A window from Theobroma cacao cultivar B97-61/B2 chromosome 3, Criollo_cocoa_genome_V2, whole genome shotgun sequence encodes these proteins:
- the LOC18604370 gene encoding uncharacterized protein At3g17950: MLDPASDLIPPPSSPTISSVSSSDLDTESTGSFFHDRSTTLGTLMGVSFPAITFRAPSQHRHETQPTNAGSLSSTGSKPKKRRALTSVAFGAERLGRRRRRWWQLCRDDDAKPSSLGEFLEVERRFGDGAFYGAAAELEGVMGTPQDEHQEARNGRILFADGRVLPPPPPSGDDDDEGTSTAGLLCRFPVSLTGICSGGVG; the protein is encoded by the exons atgctAGATCCGGCCTCCGATTTGATACCTCCACCCTCCTCCCCCACCATCTCCTCCGTTTCCTCCTCCGATCTTGACACTGAG tcGACAGGTTCCTTTTTCCATGATAGAAGCACCACATTGGGTACTTTAATGGGAGTGAGTTTCCCAGCCATTACTTTTCGAGCTCCCTCCCAGCACCGCCACGAGACGCAACCCACAAACGCTGGGTCGTTGTCTTCGACGGGGTCGAAACCCAAGAAGCGGAGGGCGCTGACGTCGGTCGCGTTCGGGGCGGAGCGACTGGGACGGCGGCGGAGGAGGTGGTGGCAGCTATGCAGGGACGACGACGCCAAGCCGTCTTCTCTCGGAGAGTTTCTAGAGGTGGAGAGGAGGTTTGGGGACGGGGCGTTTTACGGTGCGGCGGCGGAGCTTGAGGGGGTGATGGGGACGCCGCAGGATGAGCATCAGGAGGCGAGGAATGGACGGATTTTGTTCGCTGATGGGAGGGTGTtgcctcctcctcctccttcgggtgatgatgatgatgaagggACATCAACGGCTGGGCTTCTTTGTAGATTCCCGGTGTCGCTCACTGGGATCTGTAGCGGTGGAGTTGGATAA